A genomic stretch from Candidatus Bathyarchaeota archaeon includes:
- a CDS encoding DNA alkylation repair protein, whose protein sequence is MIIHEIREELEKLIDRRYHDAARKWTRGQIKLLGVRTPVVRKISAKYFSRIKTKTRQEIFDLCEALLKSGYSEERTIAFDWAFRLKKHYMPSDFYLFESWLKTYVSSWGACDDFCTHAFGAFIYQFPEFCPKVKKWTQSKNSWLRRASAVVMIYSIRRAKYLETIFEMADMLLLDQNDFVQKGYGWMLKEASNLYPQEVFHYVMRHRAEMPRTALRYAIEKLSPELKKKAMAKD, encoded by the coding sequence ATGATTATTCATGAGATTAGAGAGGAACTAGAGAAGCTTATTGATCGAAGGTATCACGATGCCGCAAGAAAATGGACTAGAGGACAAATAAAACTGCTTGGAGTAAGAACCCCTGTCGTCAGAAAGATTTCTGCAAAATACTTTTCGAGAATTAAAACGAAGACCCGACAAGAAATATTCGATTTATGCGAAGCTTTATTGAAATCAGGTTACAGTGAAGAAAGAACTATTGCTTTTGACTGGGCTTTTCGTCTTAAAAAACACTATATGCCATCTGATTTTTATCTTTTTGAATCATGGTTGAAAACGTATGTGTCCAGCTGGGGAGCATGTGATGATTTTTGCACACATGCTTTTGGCGCATTCATTTATCAATTTCCTGAATTCTGCCCAAAGGTGAAAAAATGGACACAATCTAAGAACAGCTGGTTGAGACGGGCATCTGCAGTAGTCATGATCTATTCGATTCGAAGAGCTAAGTATCTTGAAACTATTTTTGAGATGGCAGACATGCTTTTGTTAGACCAAAACGATTTTGTGCAAAAAGGTTATGGGTGGATGCTAAAAGAAGCAAGTAATTTGTATCCACAAGAAGTGTTTCATTATGTTATGAGACACAGGGCAGAAATGCCGAGAACAGCGTTAAGATATGCAATTGAGAAACTGTCACCAGAGTTAAAGAAAAAAGCTATGGCGAAGGACTAA
- a CDS encoding MFS transporter, whose product MDNPASYRWKTLALAYVCMLSFALVFQSIPPLLTLICQEFGISHAHAGLLMSLFALPGIFVALPGGIISDRFGMKKTGITSLVLMIAGTLIVGTSITPLQAYVGRIVSGIGGLTLAIVLPQLVSKWFLGKELGVGMGVFNTAMPLGTILSFNVFSVIGNDLGWQVPIFLTTTASIFALLLFLWLFKKPTEKSENAKSSIFRGITKLGASIWLVGFSWMWFNAAFISFLTFSHDFFVAKGHEVGSAGFMSSVIIMGSLFLSPLIGYLVSKFRREEMFIGLSGVILAFLLFSIPTALHILPLLVLIGIFAALVPVSIFSLPSKIVKPKNLGLAFGIITACLNIGVLVGPFLAGLAKDFTGEYNFSFYLLSLFAVLQTVTIGFFSLFRLKNEKKAQLHKK is encoded by the coding sequence TTGGATAATCCAGCTAGTTATCGGTGGAAAACATTGGCTTTGGCATATGTGTGCATGCTTTCTTTTGCACTGGTCTTTCAGTCCATTCCACCGCTCCTCACTCTAATCTGTCAAGAATTCGGCATCAGCCATGCCCATGCAGGCTTGCTCATGAGCCTATTTGCGCTACCAGGCATATTTGTAGCCTTACCTGGAGGAATAATCTCAGATCGTTTTGGCATGAAAAAAACAGGCATAACTTCTTTAGTCTTAATGATTGCCGGGACATTAATCGTTGGAACAAGCATCACTCCTCTCCAAGCTTACGTGGGCAGAATCGTTTCTGGCATCGGTGGATTAACCTTAGCGATTGTGCTACCTCAATTAGTGTCAAAATGGTTTTTAGGCAAAGAGTTAGGCGTGGGGATGGGTGTGTTTAATACTGCCATGCCTTTAGGCACGATATTAAGCTTCAACGTATTCAGTGTCATAGGCAACGATCTTGGATGGCAAGTACCCATTTTCTTAACTACAACAGCCAGCATCTTCGCCCTTCTGCTTTTTTTGTGGCTTTTTAAAAAGCCCACTGAAAAATCCGAGAACGCCAAGAGCAGTATATTCAGGGGCATCACCAAGTTGGGGGCTTCCATATGGCTTGTCGGCTTTTCTTGGATGTGGTTCAACGCAGCTTTCATTTCTTTCCTAACTTTTTCTCACGACTTTTTTGTGGCTAAGGGTCATGAAGTTGGGTCTGCTGGGTTCATGTCAAGTGTAATTATAATGGGCTCTCTTTTTCTAAGTCCCTTGATAGGTTATCTTGTATCCAAGTTTAGAAGAGAAGAAATGTTCATAGGATTGAGTGGTGTAATTCTAGCGTTTTTGCTTTTCTCTATTCCCACTGCATTACATATTCTTCCTTTACTTGTACTAATAGGGATATTCGCGGCGTTAGTGCCTGTTTCAATTTTTTCTTTACCATCCAAAATAGTAAAACCTAAGAACCTTGGTTTAGCCTTTGGAATCATAACGGCGTGTTTAAACATAGGAGTACTGGTAGGTCCTTTTCTCGCTGGGTTGGCAAAAGATTTCACAGGAGAATACAACTTCAGCTTTTACCTGCTCTCACTTTTTGCAGTGTTACAAACAGTTACAATTGGATTCTTCAGCTTATTTAGACTCAAGAATGAAAAGAAAGCGCAACTCCACAAAAAATAG
- a CDS encoding class I SAM-dependent methyltransferase — protein MKVVTMVDELKTAKRQLYERLAEFMVGLVDFAGVLVVLEAGCGGGGLTIPLAASVGKKCKIIAYDLWVGSYTGDFEVLKEAIASGGSEDVVEAVRGDVKDMKAIADESVDLIVSNELFCDLDRTGLEQALKEFYRVLKHGGQMVHAELSPAAENRAQKLLIEADFHYSLEPILPEGAFWFSPTVDDVAVLMHKTGFKSICAHYSETNLRLGYEVAIEQLKLWKTDIRFVDKYEEDLQDYGLEFPLEHVVVCRKL, from the coding sequence GTGAAAGTTGTTACTATGGTTGACGAGTTGAAAACTGCTAAGCGGCAGTTATACGAGCGGTTAGCAGAGTTTATGGTTGGGTTGGTTGATTTCGCTGGTGTGTTGGTTGTTTTGGAGGCTGGGTGTGGAGGCGGTGGATTAACTATACCTTTGGCGGCGAGTGTTGGTAAGAAATGCAAGATTATTGCTTATGATTTATGGGTGGGTTCTTATACAGGTGATTTCGAGGTTTTGAAGGAGGCAATAGCTTCTGGTGGGTCTGAAGATGTTGTTGAAGCTGTGAGGGGAGACGTCAAGGATATGAAGGCTATTGCTGACGAGAGTGTGGATTTAATTGTGTCAAATGAGTTGTTTTGTGACTTGGATAGGACTGGCTTAGAGCAGGCTCTGAAGGAGTTTTACCGCGTCTTAAAACATGGAGGACAGATGGTTCACGCAGAGCTAAGTCCAGCAGCTGAAAACAGAGCTCAAAAGCTGTTAATTGAAGCAGATTTTCATTACTCCTTAGAGCCTATCTTGCCTGAAGGCGCGTTTTGGTTTTCTCCAACCGTTGACGACGTGGCGGTTCTAATGCATAAAACTGGTTTTAAAAGCATTTGTGCTCACTATTCTGAGACCAACTTGAGACTTGGCTATGAGGTGGCAATTGAGCAGTTAAAGCTTTGGAAGACAGATATCCGTTTTGTGGACAAGTATGAAGAGGATTTGCAAGATTATGGATTGGAGTTTCCATTAGAACATGTGGTTGTATGTAGAAAGTTGTGA
- a CDS encoding carboxypeptidase M32: MAKPADTLKSSYDKLMAKAKDVTILQTVESVVHWDMETKMPPKAINLRSQQLAMLSQIEHRMSTDPEIETLLSKIEKHVDYGSLNELKKRNVYLIRKYYDEQTKLPEELVVETARQQAIAINVWKKAKAAKDFAMFKPELEKLLKLRKKAAEILMDVKATKTPYDALIDIFEHKMTAETIAKIFRELREGLVSILKKCQSAPKQTDTSLLMQNVPFDVQRKISNELVKFIDYDVESPKAGGRIDETEHPFTTGYYDDVRITTHYYENNMASSLFSVLHEGGHAIYDQGLKPEWIYQPIGYGCSFGFHESQSRFVENIVGRSRKFWVYFFPKLKQLTGNTFSDVALDDFVRAINQVKPSKIRVEADEVTYCLHVIIRFEIERELIAGKITVADLPEIWNRKYKEYLGVVIENDSEGVMQDIHWASGYFGYFPTYALGNIFSGQILVAMEKAIPNWKDQIAKGNFQNVKKWLTENVHHYGNLYDPAVLIKKITGEQINVKPYLEYLNKKYSWIYRY; this comes from the coding sequence ATGGCAAAACCAGCGGACACATTAAAGTCCAGTTATGATAAACTTATGGCGAAAGCTAAAGACGTAACGATTCTTCAAACAGTCGAATCCGTCGTCCACTGGGACATGGAGACGAAGATGCCCCCTAAGGCAATCAATCTGCGAAGTCAACAACTAGCCATGCTTAGCCAAATTGAACACCGAATGAGCACCGACCCCGAAATCGAAACCCTCCTTTCCAAGATTGAAAAACATGTAGACTATGGCAGCTTAAACGAGCTAAAGAAAAGAAACGTGTATCTAATCAGAAAGTACTACGACGAACAAACAAAACTTCCCGAAGAACTCGTAGTAGAAACTGCCCGACAACAAGCAATAGCCATCAACGTTTGGAAGAAAGCAAAAGCTGCAAAAGACTTCGCAATGTTCAAACCAGAACTCGAAAAACTTCTCAAACTAAGAAAGAAAGCCGCAGAAATTCTAATGGACGTAAAAGCTACCAAGACACCATACGACGCCCTCATAGATATTTTTGAACATAAAATGACTGCAGAAACTATTGCAAAGATTTTTAGAGAGCTAAGAGAAGGATTAGTTTCGATACTAAAAAAATGCCAGAGCGCACCCAAACAAACCGACACATCACTTCTAATGCAGAATGTTCCTTTTGACGTTCAACGTAAAATTTCCAACGAACTCGTCAAATTCATAGACTACGACGTGGAGTCTCCTAAAGCCGGAGGAAGAATAGATGAGACCGAGCATCCCTTTACCACAGGTTACTACGACGACGTGAGAATCACAACCCACTACTACGAAAACAACATGGCATCCTCGCTGTTTTCGGTATTACACGAAGGCGGCCACGCCATATACGACCAGGGTCTCAAGCCAGAATGGATATACCAGCCAATAGGTTACGGATGCTCCTTCGGATTTCACGAGTCTCAGTCACGGTTTGTGGAAAACATAGTTGGGCGATCACGCAAATTCTGGGTCTACTTCTTCCCAAAACTGAAACAACTCACAGGCAACACATTCTCCGACGTGGCTTTAGACGATTTCGTCCGTGCCATCAACCAAGTCAAACCTTCAAAAATCCGCGTTGAAGCAGACGAAGTTACCTACTGCCTCCACGTAATCATCCGATTCGAGATTGAACGCGAACTGATAGCAGGCAAAATCACCGTAGCAGACCTCCCAGAGATTTGGAACCGAAAATACAAAGAATATCTAGGCGTAGTCATCGAAAATGACTCCGAAGGCGTCATGCAAGACATCCATTGGGCCAGCGGCTACTTCGGCTACTTCCCAACCTACGCGCTGGGTAACATATTCAGCGGACAGATTCTAGTCGCAATGGAAAAAGCCATACCCAACTGGAAAGACCAAATTGCAAAGGGCAACTTCCAAAATGTCAAAAAATGGCTAACCGAAAACGTCCACCACTACGGAAACCTCTACGATCCAGCAGTTCTCATCAAGAAAATCACTGGCGAACAAATAAACGTCAAACCCTACCTCGAATATCTCAACAAAAAATACTCATGGATATACAGATACTAA
- a CDS encoding ATP/GTP-binding protein: MYVVFIVGTAGSGKSLLTAAFAEWLKMAKQDVAIMNLDPGVVKLPYTPDLDIRDYINIANLMEEYRLGPNGALIMAADLIAEQAATLSAEVEELNADLVLVDTPGQMELFAFRASGPYIAAELTREPKAIVYLFDSVFSLSPLNYVSNLFLSAAVYNRFLIPQVHVLSKSDLLPQEKVGSIVDWSANPETLELAIDEKLKGTKRLLSLDMAHAIYRLGLRFLLIPVSAKTNDGMTNLNMLLERIFAGGDKFTY, from the coding sequence GTGTATGTTGTGTTTATTGTAGGTACAGCAGGGTCAGGGAAAAGTCTTCTTACTGCCGCTTTTGCAGAATGGTTGAAAATGGCAAAGCAAGACGTGGCGATAATGAATTTAGATCCGGGTGTAGTAAAATTACCCTATACGCCTGACTTGGACATAAGAGACTACATAAATATAGCAAACTTGATGGAGGAATATCGTTTAGGGCCTAATGGAGCCTTGATTATGGCTGCTGACTTGATTGCAGAACAGGCGGCGACATTGAGTGCGGAGGTTGAAGAACTTAACGCAGATTTGGTGCTGGTGGATACTCCAGGGCAGATGGAGCTTTTTGCTTTCAGAGCGAGTGGTCCATACATTGCAGCAGAACTGACTAGAGAGCCTAAAGCCATAGTGTATCTTTTTGACTCAGTATTCTCGCTTAGTCCTCTAAATTATGTTTCAAATCTTTTTCTCTCTGCCGCGGTTTACAATCGTTTTTTAATTCCTCAAGTTCACGTGTTGTCGAAATCTGATCTTCTGCCGCAAGAAAAAGTTGGCAGCATTGTGGATTGGTCGGCGAATCCGGAAACGTTGGAGCTGGCTATTGACGAGAAGTTGAAAGGTACGAAGCGTCTGTTAAGTCTTGACATGGCTCATGCAATATATAGGTTGGGGCTTCGGTTTCTTTTGATTCCTGTTTCGGCAAAAACCAACGATGGAATGACAAACCTGAACATGCTGTTGGAGCGTATATTTGCTGGCGGAGACAAGTTTACCTATTAA
- a CDS encoding M3 family metallopeptidase — translation MSLEELASRYEKLDSQLAEQYYNQYAGLTYNREQMKKLAQQLTEISKEFLEKFSKPRSMYLASIGTIAEAERLEVELDFHDKRMEKISTEKHRIDGKKVNWGNWRQFNSQTDDAQKRKEVFDEFIAKAPTISHLVEKRMNISKEVYKRYDLTPLDSYLELEQTSYDELSNLLQKLGDGAKQTFLAAASHFAPQVLRKTTTEYYDDYYTWRGRVYKPLNKYLEGKKPLNEIRRFLTSLRFDTSTIKVDDEDRPNKSPSASCWGIQVPNDIRILFRKVSPFTDFGSVFHEFGHGIHGKSANPEDSVWKRYVVPRSVAETFSILIESVTENPLFLRQDLKLEETAIKEIVDRVRFMNLAFLTFYAANSIMKMEFWKNRYTIEQAAKRWQELTKRFFIETPGNYWILHHVMPNYDMYSPSYVIAAVRVATMKEKLAHDFGETWWRKPEAGEFIRQLAQTRGNFDIKTWKLNPDAYLDEQKFLSFLK, via the coding sequence TTGTCCCTCGAAGAACTTGCGTCACGATATGAAAAGCTAGACAGCCAACTTGCAGAACAATATTACAACCAATACGCAGGCTTGACCTACAACCGCGAGCAAATGAAAAAACTTGCTCAACAACTCACAGAAATAAGCAAGGAATTCCTAGAAAAATTCAGCAAACCGAGAAGCATGTACCTAGCCTCGATAGGAACAATCGCCGAAGCCGAAAGACTCGAAGTTGAACTTGACTTTCACGACAAACGAATGGAAAAAATCTCCACCGAAAAACACCGCATTGACGGAAAGAAAGTTAACTGGGGAAACTGGCGGCAATTCAACTCTCAGACAGACGACGCCCAAAAACGCAAAGAAGTTTTCGACGAGTTCATAGCTAAAGCCCCCACAATCTCGCATCTAGTAGAAAAACGGATGAACATCTCAAAGGAAGTCTACAAACGATACGATCTCACACCACTAGACAGCTACTTAGAACTCGAACAAACTAGCTACGACGAACTATCAAACCTTCTCCAAAAGCTTGGTGACGGAGCCAAACAAACATTCCTAGCCGCAGCAAGCCACTTCGCACCCCAAGTTCTCCGCAAAACAACAACAGAATACTACGATGACTACTACACGTGGCGTGGCAGAGTCTACAAACCCTTAAACAAATACCTTGAAGGAAAAAAGCCGCTGAACGAAATTAGACGATTTTTAACAAGTTTGCGCTTCGACACTTCCACCATCAAAGTCGACGATGAAGACCGCCCGAACAAGAGCCCAAGCGCCTCGTGCTGGGGCATCCAAGTTCCCAATGATATCAGAATACTTTTCCGGAAAGTTTCTCCATTCACAGACTTCGGCAGCGTATTCCACGAGTTCGGCCACGGCATCCACGGCAAAAGCGCCAACCCTGAAGACTCCGTTTGGAAACGATACGTTGTCCCTAGGAGCGTCGCCGAAACTTTCAGCATACTCATAGAAAGCGTCACAGAGAACCCGCTTTTCCTACGACAAGACCTGAAGCTTGAGGAGACAGCTATCAAAGAAATCGTTGACCGCGTCAGATTCATGAATCTCGCCTTCCTAACGTTCTACGCGGCAAACAGCATCATGAAAATGGAATTCTGGAAAAACCGCTACACCATAGAACAAGCCGCAAAAAGATGGCAAGAACTGACAAAGCGCTTCTTTATCGAAACGCCTGGCAATTACTGGATACTTCATCACGTAATGCCAAACTACGACATGTACTCTCCAAGCTACGTCATAGCAGCAGTCAGGGTTGCAACTATGAAAGAAAAGCTTGCTCATGATTTTGGTGAAACTTGGTGGAGAAAACCCGAAGCCGGCGAGTTCATTAGACAACTTGCCCAGACGAGGGGGAACTTCGACATCAAAACGTGGAAGCTTAATCCCGACGCATATTTAGACGAGCAAAAATTCCTCAGCTTTCTAAAATAA
- a CDS encoding DUF6144 family protein, which produces MTHLHRWIKTLMSSLDAEVDEETRAKILENCGRTCISTGFVKKAQACKKKAENMEEFLDNLSKIWNQLRIEKDNVYVIYEKCYCPLVKKYSGKLSPTWCNCSRGWIKELFESALQRPVDVVFEKSIKQGNDVCKFKVCL; this is translated from the coding sequence ATGACACATTTACATAGATGGATTAAAACTTTAATGAGTAGTTTAGACGCAGAGGTTGACGAAGAAACACGAGCAAAAATACTTGAAAACTGTGGGCGAACATGCATTTCTACTGGCTTTGTTAAGAAAGCTCAAGCTTGCAAGAAAAAGGCGGAGAACATGGAGGAGTTTTTGGATAACCTGAGCAAAATATGGAACCAACTGAGAATAGAGAAGGACAATGTCTATGTAATCTATGAAAAATGTTACTGCCCATTGGTAAAGAAATATTCAGGCAAACTTTCGCCTACTTGGTGTAACTGTTCGCGAGGCTGGATTAAAGAACTCTTTGAGTCAGCATTGCAGAGACCTGTAGATGTAGTGTTTGAAAAGTCAATTAAACAAGGAAACGATGTCTGCAAATTCAAAGTTTGTTTATAA
- a CDS encoding DUF4443 domain-containing protein encodes MEELVCEKAPGPSPSFSVVHVIKALELIAERPIGRNRLSKELVLGEGATRTLIERLKSYGLITVNRAGCIFSKKGEKLWNTMHAAFPRKIVLERSGLTLAAFNVAVLVKECGSKVKLGMEQRDAALLTGAKGATTLIFKDGKLTVPPDYRNVAEDFPKVYRNLVGSLKPEENDVVIIGSADTLEKAEYGVLAAVWSLLNNQDVVNR; translated from the coding sequence TTGGAAGAGTTGGTCTGTGAAAAGGCGCCTGGGCCTAGTCCTTCTTTTTCTGTGGTTCATGTAATTAAAGCGTTGGAGTTGATTGCGGAAAGACCGATTGGTAGAAATCGGCTTTCGAAGGAGCTAGTTTTGGGAGAAGGGGCAACACGGACGTTAATTGAACGATTAAAGAGTTATGGGTTAATCACTGTAAATCGGGCGGGTTGCATTTTTTCAAAGAAAGGTGAAAAGTTGTGGAATACTATGCATGCGGCTTTTCCTCGAAAGATCGTTCTAGAGAGAAGTGGGTTAACACTTGCGGCGTTCAATGTCGCTGTACTCGTTAAAGAGTGTGGCAGCAAGGTTAAGCTTGGGATGGAACAACGAGATGCTGCTCTATTGACAGGTGCAAAGGGAGCAACGACGCTCATCTTCAAAGATGGAAAACTGACGGTTCCTCCAGACTACCGAAACGTTGCTGAAGACTTCCCAAAAGTCTATAGAAATCTCGTAGGTTCGCTGAAACCTGAAGAGAACGATGTAGTCATCATCGGCAGTGCAGACACATTGGAGAAAGCGGAGTATGGCGTTTTGGCCGCTGTATGGAGTCTCCTTAACAATCAAGATGTTGTTAATAGGTAA
- a CDS encoding nicotinamide mononucleotide deamidase-related protein: MAKCVEMVSVGNELLIGKTLNTNAKWLAKRITSLGLSVSRITVIGDDVKEIVKALREAVHRSPDFIITTGGLGPTFDDKTLVGIAEAFGFKLQVNKKALKMVEEKYVAYAEGMGHEKFELTPARVKMAKIPEGAEPLPNPVGTAPAITIRNNKVIVFALPGVPSEMKAIFENSLSPVLKAASGNLTFFETSLYVSGVMESEMAPLIDQVMHDNPYVYIKSHPMGAEEKPRIELHLSTTAEDAETAKKRVCRALIQLSEVVKAKGGKTKTAKAETR; encoded by the coding sequence ATGGCTAAATGTGTAGAAATGGTCTCTGTCGGCAACGAATTGCTAATTGGAAAAACACTCAATACGAACGCTAAATGGCTGGCGAAAAGAATAACTTCCCTCGGGCTTTCCGTAAGCCGAATAACCGTCATCGGCGACGACGTCAAAGAAATTGTAAAAGCCCTGCGGGAAGCGGTTCATCGAAGTCCAGATTTTATTATTACAACTGGAGGTTTAGGGCCTACTTTTGACGACAAGACACTAGTAGGAATTGCTGAAGCTTTTGGCTTCAAGCTTCAAGTAAACAAGAAAGCCTTGAAGATGGTTGAGGAGAAATATGTTGCTTATGCAGAGGGAATGGGTCATGAAAAGTTTGAGTTAACTCCTGCTAGAGTTAAGATGGCGAAGATTCCAGAAGGAGCAGAGCCTTTACCTAATCCTGTTGGTACCGCACCAGCAATCACCATTAGAAACAACAAAGTTATCGTTTTTGCGTTGCCTGGTGTTCCCTCGGAGATGAAGGCGATTTTCGAAAACTCGCTCTCACCTGTTCTCAAGGCTGCATCGGGAAATCTAACGTTTTTTGAAACGAGCCTTTACGTTTCGGGTGTTATGGAGTCGGAGATGGCGCCTCTCATAGACCAAGTCATGCACGACAATCCTTACGTCTACATTAAGTCTCATCCTATGGGCGCCGAGGAAAAGCCAAGAATAGAGCTGCATCTCTCTACCACAGCAGAAGACGCTGAGACAGCGAAGAAACGTGTTTGCAGAGCGTTGATCCAGCTTTCTGAGGTAGTTAAGGCAAAAGGTGGAAAAACCAAAACCGCCAAAGCGGAAACGCGTTAA
- a CDS encoding radical SAM protein → MKNKVARASLGRYFDVMQNDKVAKFMIARKLAASFSQDNSASKLWKMHDQLLKEFLQLEKKLDSRLTSLGELETPLQSFLDLKIEIANRILESCHFCTRRCSVNRKEGGLGYCKCGTQITVSTMFEHMGEEPELVPSGTIFTLGCIMRCRHCQNWTISQWMEQGETYTPERLAAAVEHLRNNGCRNANLVGGDPTPWFAQWLETFKHVNVNVPVVWNSNSYYSKETAKLLAGFVDVYLLDFKYGNNECAKRISDAPNYWEACTRNHMYGKEYGELLIRVLVLPDHLDCCVTKILEWISKKLGPTTRTNVMFQYKPEWRANEIPELRRRLTRAEREKAIQLAKNAGLLNFIT, encoded by the coding sequence TTGAAAAATAAGGTTGCTCGTGCAAGCTTAGGCAGATATTTCGATGTCATGCAAAACGATAAAGTAGCCAAATTCATGATTGCCCGAAAACTAGCTGCTTCCTTCAGCCAAGACAATTCGGCGTCAAAGCTATGGAAGATGCACGATCAACTGCTAAAAGAATTTCTCCAACTTGAGAAGAAACTCGACAGCCGTTTAACCAGCTTGGGAGAATTAGAAACGCCCCTACAATCGTTCTTGGATTTAAAGATTGAAATCGCAAACCGCATTTTAGAAAGCTGCCACTTCTGCACTAGACGATGCAGCGTCAACAGAAAAGAAGGTGGGCTGGGATATTGCAAATGCGGCACCCAAATCACAGTTTCCACAATGTTCGAGCACATGGGCGAAGAACCAGAACTAGTGCCTTCTGGAACCATATTCACTCTCGGCTGCATCATGCGTTGCCGCCACTGCCAAAACTGGACAATATCACAGTGGATGGAACAGGGAGAAACCTACACACCTGAACGTCTTGCAGCGGCAGTGGAACATTTGCGTAATAACGGCTGCAGAAACGCCAATCTAGTAGGCGGAGATCCGACGCCGTGGTTTGCTCAATGGCTTGAGACCTTCAAACACGTCAATGTAAACGTGCCGGTTGTTTGGAATTCTAACTCTTACTACAGCAAAGAAACAGCTAAACTTCTCGCAGGGTTCGTAGACGTTTATCTCCTCGACTTCAAGTACGGAAACAACGAGTGCGCCAAACGTATATCCGACGCCCCAAACTACTGGGAAGCGTGCACCCGCAATCACATGTATGGAAAAGAATACGGTGAACTCCTCATCAGAGTCCTAGTTTTACCCGACCACTTGGACTGCTGCGTCACCAAGATTCTAGAGTGGATAAGCAAGAAACTTGGACCCACAACACGAACAAACGTCATGTTTCAGTACAAACCTGAATGGCGTGCAAATGAAATTCCTGAATTGCGGAGACGGCTAACTAGGGCTGAAAGAGAAAAAGCCATCCAACTCGCTAAGAATGCAGGTTTACTCAATTTTATAACATGA
- a CDS encoding winged helix DNA-binding domain-containing protein gives MISENVVNSQEEALEFINKHGVVTLFPIKGTSFPSLYHATKGNRQEKFDRAWGWADDLAMEKLIHYGKLVRKQVSLVSLDLFPSLYKLCRTRELSDVAKKMLNFLETHGSTSTTVLRKRLGFWGKEKKNTFTKAVDELQLTFAIAIVGREKPPRMTHIYDLTERWMPKSLFKGAEKIDRAEAKAKIIAKLMENQVISRPTDAEKLLYLPS, from the coding sequence TTGATTTCGGAAAACGTTGTAAATTCTCAAGAAGAAGCGCTGGAGTTCATTAACAAACACGGCGTTGTCACTCTATTTCCTATAAAAGGTACATCGTTCCCTAGTCTTTACCACGCCACGAAGGGGAATCGACAAGAGAAGTTTGACAGGGCATGGGGGTGGGCTGACGATTTAGCTATGGAGAAGTTGATTCATTATGGAAAACTTGTTCGTAAGCAGGTTTCACTGGTTTCGTTAGATCTGTTTCCTTCACTTTATAAGCTTTGTAGAACAAGGGAATTAAGCGATGTCGCCAAGAAAATGCTTAACTTCCTAGAAACGCACGGTTCAACTTCGACAACTGTCTTGCGGAAAAGGCTCGGTTTCTGGGGAAAAGAAAAGAAGAACACGTTTACGAAGGCTGTGGATGAGTTGCAACTAACTTTTGCTATTGCAATCGTTGGAAGGGAAAAACCGCCAAGAATGACTCACATATATGACTTGACAGAGCGTTGGATGCCAAAGTCACTATTTAAAGGAGCAGAAAAAATCGATAGAGCCGAAGCGAAAGCGAAGATAATTGCTAAACTTATGGAAAACCAAGTAATTTCAAGGCCAACGGACGCTGAGAAACTTCTATATTTGCCTTCTTAA